The following are encoded together in the Coregonus clupeaformis isolate EN_2021a chromosome 24, ASM2061545v1, whole genome shotgun sequence genome:
- the LOC121537940 gene encoding cyclin-T1 isoform X2, whose translation MAASFPSPSGTNNKWYFTREQIENSPSRRAGLDPDKELSYRQQAANLLQDMGQRLNVSQLTINTAIVYMHRFYMIQSFTRFHRNVIAPATLFLAAKVEEQPRKLEHVIKVTHACLNPQDPSPDVRSDAYLQQAQDLVILESIILQTLAFEITIDHPHTHVVKCTQLVRASKDLAQTSYFMATNSLHLTTFCLQYSPPIVACVCIHLACKWSNWEIPVSTDGKHWWEYVDNTVTLELLDELTHDFLQILEKTPSRLKRIRNWKAAGQTVKGGKSKVPEDGDQTDGMMSMISMSSSETTLASLSNPSSSSSSSMAPILLELKSTLGSGSDQPNHVELHAPAKVSLSEYRAKHADVLAAQKRKLENMEASVKREYASAAQALIGQQQRKEKYHRDQQQSSSHHSSSASSDLSSPSPIILKIPLEKERGERSSLKMRLPLGTGGHSGGGNRGAGGEQDIKVRIRVPEKVRSGGSGEEGGKSREGKHRERSNHHHHHHHHHHSSSSLSGASVSSSSSHKHSASAAGAVGGSSSKKAPSDSSRMSSSSSASRKRTHSTESQGSHPSKVSKSSRNSAHQLPALLAASGAHSLGVQTTDILPSLGLPSLHQGNYSHSKGDKADTNGHNAGGGSQSNEYQDTFEMLNSLLSAQGVQPAQPPMFDYRSQYGEYRYSAGSRGGSRPPPLPAEPPPPLPPLPK comes from the exons GTCCCAGCTAACAATTAATACTGCTATTGTGTATATGCACCGATTCTACATGATCCAGTCCTTCACCAGGTTCCACCGAAAT GTCATAGCTCCAGCAACACTGTTCCTGGCTGCAAAGGTTGAGGAACAGCCCCGCAAGTTGGAGCATGTTATCAAGGTGACCCATGCATGCCTCAACCCTCAGGACCCTTCACCAGACGTCCGCAGTGAT GCTTACCTGCAACAAGCCCAAGACCTGGTCATTCTTGAGAGCATTATACTCCAGACCCTGG CCTTTGAAATCACCATTGACCACCCACATACTCATGTTGTCAAGTGCACCCAGCTCGTCAGAG CGAGTAAGGATTTGGCCCAGACATCATACTTCATGGCTACCAACAG CCTACACCTGACCACATTCTGCCTGCAGTACAGCCCGCCCATAGTGGCCTGCGTCTGCATCCACCTGGCCTGCAAGTGGTCCAACTGGGAGATCCCTGTCTCCACAGACGGCAAGCACTGGTGGGAGTATGTGGACAATACTGTCACCCTTGAGCTGCTGGACG AGCTCACTCACGACTTCCTGCAGATCTTGGAGAAGACACCAAGCCGATTAAAACGAATTCGCAACTGGAAA GCGGCAGGTCAGACAGTGAAGGGAGGGAAGTCTAAGGTGCCAGAGGACGGGGACCAGACAGATGGCATGATGAGCATGATCTCCATGTCATCGTCTGAGACCACGCTGGCCAGCCTCTCCAACCCttcctcttcatcttcctcctccatGGCTCCCATACTACTGGAGCTCAAGTCGACCCTGGGCAGTGGCTCTGACCAGCCCAACCACGTCGAGCTGCACGCCCCAGCCAAGGTGTCACTGAGTGAGTACCGGGCCAAGCACGCTGACGTCCTGGCTGCTCAGAAAAGGAAGCTGGAGAACATGGAGGCCAGCGTGAAGAGGGAGTATGCCTCGGCAGCCCAAGCTCTGATAGGCCAACAGCAGAGGAAGGAGAAGTACCACCGTgaccagcagcagtccagctcccACCATTCCAGCTCAGCCTCCTCTGACCTCAGCAGCCCCTCGCCCATCATCCTCAAAATCCCCCTTGAAAAGGAGAGGGGCGAGCGCAGCTCCCTGAAGATGCGCCTCCCTCTGGGGACTGGGGGGCACAGTGGAGGagggaacagaggagcaggaggagaacAGGACATCAAAGTGAGAATCCGGGTGCCTGAGAAAGTACGCAGTGGAGGCtcgggagaggaggggggcaagAGTAGAGAGGGCAAGCATCGAGAACGCTccaaccatcaccaccatcaccaccaccaccatcattcaTCGTCGTCTTTGAGCGGTGCTTCCGTCTCTTCGTCCTCGTCACATAAACACTCAGCCAGTGCTGCTGGAGCTGTAGGAGGAAGCAGCAGCAAAAAGGCCCCCAGTGACTCGTCTAGAATGAGCTCCTCTTCCTCCGCGTCTCGAAAGAGGACACACTCCACAGAGTCCCAGGGATCCCACCCCTCCAAAGTCTCTAAGTCCTCCAGGAACTCAGCCCACCAGCTGCCTGCTCTGTTAGCCGCCTCTGGTGCACACTCCCTAGGGGTGCAAACCACTGACATCCTCCCCTCCCTgggtctcccctccctccaccagGGAAACTACTCTCACTCCAAGGGGGACAAGGCTGACACTAACGGACACAATGCAGGCGGGGGCAGCCAGTCGAATGAGTACCAGGACACGTTTGAGATGCTGAACTCTTTACTGAGTGCTCAGGGGGTCCAGCCTGCCCAGCCTCCCATGTTTGACTACCGGTCTCAGTACGGGGAGTACAGATACAGCGCAGGGTCGAGGGGGGGCTCTCGACCTCCACCCCTGCCTGCTGAACCTCCACCTCCGCTACCCCCTCTACCTAAATGA
- the LOC121537940 gene encoding cyclin-T1 isoform X1, with protein MAASFPSPSGTNNKWYFTREQIENSPSRRAGLDPDKELSYRQQAANLLQDMGQRLNVSQLTINTAIVYMHRFYMIQSFTRFHRNVIAPATLFLAAKVEEQPRKLEHVIKVTHACLNPQDPSPDVRSDAYLQQAQDLVILESIILQTLAFEITIDHPHTHVVKCTQLVRVVPASKDLAQTSYFMATNSLHLTTFCLQYSPPIVACVCIHLACKWSNWEIPVSTDGKHWWEYVDNTVTLELLDELTHDFLQILEKTPSRLKRIRNWKAAGQTVKGGKSKVPEDGDQTDGMMSMISMSSSETTLASLSNPSSSSSSSMAPILLELKSTLGSGSDQPNHVELHAPAKVSLSEYRAKHADVLAAQKRKLENMEASVKREYASAAQALIGQQQRKEKYHRDQQQSSSHHSSSASSDLSSPSPIILKIPLEKERGERSSLKMRLPLGTGGHSGGGNRGAGGEQDIKVRIRVPEKVRSGGSGEEGGKSREGKHRERSNHHHHHHHHHHSSSSLSGASVSSSSSHKHSASAAGAVGGSSSKKAPSDSSRMSSSSSASRKRTHSTESQGSHPSKVSKSSRNSAHQLPALLAASGAHSLGVQTTDILPSLGLPSLHQGNYSHSKGDKADTNGHNAGGGSQSNEYQDTFEMLNSLLSAQGVQPAQPPMFDYRSQYGEYRYSAGSRGGSRPPPLPAEPPPPLPPLPK; from the exons GTCCCAGCTAACAATTAATACTGCTATTGTGTATATGCACCGATTCTACATGATCCAGTCCTTCACCAGGTTCCACCGAAAT GTCATAGCTCCAGCAACACTGTTCCTGGCTGCAAAGGTTGAGGAACAGCCCCGCAAGTTGGAGCATGTTATCAAGGTGACCCATGCATGCCTCAACCCTCAGGACCCTTCACCAGACGTCCGCAGTGAT GCTTACCTGCAACAAGCCCAAGACCTGGTCATTCTTGAGAGCATTATACTCCAGACCCTGG CCTTTGAAATCACCATTGACCACCCACATACTCATGTTGTCAAGTGCACCCAGCTCGTCAGAG TTGTCCCAGCGAGTAAGGATTTGGCCCAGACATCATACTTCATGGCTACCAACAG CCTACACCTGACCACATTCTGCCTGCAGTACAGCCCGCCCATAGTGGCCTGCGTCTGCATCCACCTGGCCTGCAAGTGGTCCAACTGGGAGATCCCTGTCTCCACAGACGGCAAGCACTGGTGGGAGTATGTGGACAATACTGTCACCCTTGAGCTGCTGGACG AGCTCACTCACGACTTCCTGCAGATCTTGGAGAAGACACCAAGCCGATTAAAACGAATTCGCAACTGGAAA GCGGCAGGTCAGACAGTGAAGGGAGGGAAGTCTAAGGTGCCAGAGGACGGGGACCAGACAGATGGCATGATGAGCATGATCTCCATGTCATCGTCTGAGACCACGCTGGCCAGCCTCTCCAACCCttcctcttcatcttcctcctccatGGCTCCCATACTACTGGAGCTCAAGTCGACCCTGGGCAGTGGCTCTGACCAGCCCAACCACGTCGAGCTGCACGCCCCAGCCAAGGTGTCACTGAGTGAGTACCGGGCCAAGCACGCTGACGTCCTGGCTGCTCAGAAAAGGAAGCTGGAGAACATGGAGGCCAGCGTGAAGAGGGAGTATGCCTCGGCAGCCCAAGCTCTGATAGGCCAACAGCAGAGGAAGGAGAAGTACCACCGTgaccagcagcagtccagctcccACCATTCCAGCTCAGCCTCCTCTGACCTCAGCAGCCCCTCGCCCATCATCCTCAAAATCCCCCTTGAAAAGGAGAGGGGCGAGCGCAGCTCCCTGAAGATGCGCCTCCCTCTGGGGACTGGGGGGCACAGTGGAGGagggaacagaggagcaggaggagaacAGGACATCAAAGTGAGAATCCGGGTGCCTGAGAAAGTACGCAGTGGAGGCtcgggagaggaggggggcaagAGTAGAGAGGGCAAGCATCGAGAACGCTccaaccatcaccaccatcaccaccaccaccatcattcaTCGTCGTCTTTGAGCGGTGCTTCCGTCTCTTCGTCCTCGTCACATAAACACTCAGCCAGTGCTGCTGGAGCTGTAGGAGGAAGCAGCAGCAAAAAGGCCCCCAGTGACTCGTCTAGAATGAGCTCCTCTTCCTCCGCGTCTCGAAAGAGGACACACTCCACAGAGTCCCAGGGATCCCACCCCTCCAAAGTCTCTAAGTCCTCCAGGAACTCAGCCCACCAGCTGCCTGCTCTGTTAGCCGCCTCTGGTGCACACTCCCTAGGGGTGCAAACCACTGACATCCTCCCCTCCCTgggtctcccctccctccaccagGGAAACTACTCTCACTCCAAGGGGGACAAGGCTGACACTAACGGACACAATGCAGGCGGGGGCAGCCAGTCGAATGAGTACCAGGACACGTTTGAGATGCTGAACTCTTTACTGAGTGCTCAGGGGGTCCAGCCTGCCCAGCCTCCCATGTTTGACTACCGGTCTCAGTACGGGGAGTACAGATACAGCGCAGGGTCGAGGGGGGGCTCTCGACCTCCACCCCTGCCTGCTGAACCTCCACCTCCGCTACCCCCTCTACCTAAATGA